Proteins from a genomic interval of Providencia stuartii:
- the tpiA gene encoding triose-phosphate isomerase yields MRHPLVMGNWKLNGSTHMVNDLIAGLRNELSSVDGCDVAIAPPAIYLGQAKHALAGSRIALGAQNVDVNLSGAFTGETSAEMLKDIGAKYIIIGHSERRTYHKESDEFIAKKFAVLKEQGLIPVLCIGETEAENEAGKTEEVCARQIDAVLNTLGAQAFQGAVIAYEPIWAIGTGKSATPAQAQAVHKFIRDHIAKKDAAIAAQVIIQYGGSVNASNAAELFTQPDIDGALVGGASLKADAFAVIVKAAAEAKNAK; encoded by the coding sequence ATGCGACATCCATTGGTAATGGGTAACTGGAAACTGAACGGCAGCACCCATATGGTTAATGACCTGATCGCGGGTTTACGCAATGAACTGAGCAGTGTTGATGGCTGCGATGTAGCGATTGCCCCACCGGCTATCTACCTAGGTCAAGCAAAACATGCGCTTGCAGGTAGCCGTATCGCATTAGGTGCACAAAACGTTGACGTAAACCTTTCCGGCGCATTCACTGGTGAAACATCTGCGGAAATGCTCAAAGATATCGGTGCAAAATACATTATCATCGGTCACTCTGAGCGCCGTACATACCATAAAGAAAGCGATGAGTTTATTGCTAAAAAATTTGCGGTATTGAAAGAACAAGGTTTGATCCCTGTGCTGTGCATTGGTGAAACAGAAGCGGAAAACGAAGCGGGTAAAACAGAAGAAGTGTGTGCTCGCCAAATCGATGCGGTGCTCAATACACTGGGCGCGCAGGCATTCCAAGGAGCAGTGATTGCTTATGAGCCTATTTGGGCTATCGGTACAGGCAAATCAGCGACCCCAGCGCAAGCACAAGCTGTTCATAAATTCATTCGTGACCACATTGCGAAAAAAGATGCTGCCATCGCAGCACAAGTGATCATCCAATATGGTGGTTCTGTTAATGCAAGTAATGCGGCAGAGCTTTTCACTCAACCAGATATTGATGGTGCACTCGTCGGTGGCGCGTCATTAAAAGCTGACGCATTTGCTGTGATTGTTAAAGCGGCTGCTGAAGCGAAAAACGCGAAATAA
- a CDS encoding glycoside hydrolase family 3 protein, translating into MKNLTLLSLCLLSAVSLAEPISQAQLDTLWKNKQKSAEEIVNNMSEAEKIGQLFMLDFRYWNQDSKGEPAPFLVMNEEVSKVINQYHLGSVILFRENLIDTPQTVELINQLQASRSNLPLFIGTDQEGGYVTRLRVGTEMPGNMALGATRNPALAELTGMIHGYELSSLGFNINFGPVVDVNNNQNNPVIGVRSYSDNKELVEQLSTNYIKGIHKYNLLTSLKHFPGHGNVSSDSHVDLPVVNSNEQEWRSTELPPFQYALNHGADAVMTAHIIVPALDNSKIKTLTGKEVGTPATLSKPILHGILRDELNYDGLIITDAMDMGAIADNFDMNWAVETSLLAGSDIILMPIKMWDSESITRLDNMYRYLESEAKKNPELQKRIDESAKRVILKKLQQEITAQPVDLKNAQQIVASKGHKDLENMVSEQAITVIKNDHVLPYILKPQNRILVISDEKPRNELIQKHLNAIANETGVTIDSQEIVIKLAENTLTEKDIKPRLKNQDLILLTTYNLKDNPTNAQIIIDEANKANIPLVVISSRNPYDIAYLKDVKANIAIYGITGFDITNNNRNSLETNIRSGLRTLFADQQKQPLNMPKGQLPVNIKNPQGDKILFPYGYGETYNTTH; encoded by the coding sequence ATGAAAAATCTGACTCTACTTTCCCTCTGTTTATTGAGCGCCGTGTCGTTGGCTGAACCTATTTCACAAGCACAGCTTGATACTTTGTGGAAAAACAAACAAAAATCTGCTGAAGAAATTGTCAATAATATGTCTGAAGCCGAAAAAATTGGCCAACTATTTATGTTGGACTTCAGATATTGGAATCAGGATAGCAAAGGCGAGCCAGCTCCATTTCTGGTCATGAACGAGGAAGTTTCTAAAGTGATTAATCAATACCACTTAGGTTCTGTCATCTTGTTCCGTGAAAATTTAATTGATACCCCCCAAACGGTGGAATTAATTAACCAGCTACAAGCTTCCCGTAGTAATTTGCCACTCTTTATTGGTACTGACCAAGAAGGCGGCTATGTCACTCGCCTTCGTGTCGGAACCGAAATGCCCGGTAATATGGCCTTAGGCGCGACCCGTAATCCTGCTCTCGCAGAGCTAACCGGCATGATCCATGGCTATGAATTATCCAGCCTCGGCTTTAATATCAACTTTGGCCCTGTTGTCGATGTGAATAACAATCAAAATAACCCTGTCATTGGTGTGCGCTCCTATTCGGATAATAAAGAGCTGGTCGAACAGCTTTCGACCAATTACATCAAAGGCATCCACAAATACAATTTATTGACCTCACTAAAACACTTCCCTGGGCATGGTAATGTTTCCTCTGACTCTCACGTAGACTTACCTGTCGTGAATTCAAATGAACAAGAGTGGCGCTCTACAGAGTTACCGCCCTTCCAGTATGCGCTCAACCATGGCGCAGACGCAGTAATGACGGCGCACATCATTGTGCCTGCCCTCGATAACAGCAAGATCAAAACGCTAACAGGGAAAGAGGTGGGAACACCCGCTACGCTGTCAAAACCTATCCTACACGGCATTTTACGTGATGAGCTAAATTATGATGGCCTCATCATCACTGACGCCATGGATATGGGAGCGATTGCGGATAATTTTGATATGAATTGGGCTGTAGAAACCTCTTTATTAGCAGGCTCGGATATCATCCTTATGCCAATCAAAATGTGGGACAGCGAATCAATTACTCGTCTAGACAATATGTATCGCTATCTTGAAAGTGAGGCTAAGAAAAACCCTGAATTACAAAAACGTATTGATGAGTCGGCTAAACGCGTCATACTGAAAAAATTACAGCAAGAGATCACCGCTCAACCGGTTGATTTAAAAAATGCTCAACAGATTGTTGCCTCTAAAGGCCATAAAGATCTGGAGAATATGGTTTCAGAGCAAGCGATTACGGTGATCAAAAATGATCATGTGCTGCCTTATATCTTGAAACCACAAAATAGAATACTCGTCATTTCCGATGAAAAACCACGTAATGAATTAATTCAAAAACACTTAAATGCTATTGCTAATGAAACGGGTGTCACTATTGATAGCCAAGAAATCGTGATCAAATTAGCGGAAAACACCCTCACTGAAAAAGATATTAAACCTCGATTAAAAAACCAAGATCTGATCTTATTGACCACCTATAACTTAAAAGATAATCCAACTAACGCTCAGATAATCATTGATGAAGCGAATAAAGCAAATATTCCGCTCGTCGTTATTTCCTCTCGTAACCCTTACGATATCGCCTATTTGAAAGACGTTAAAGCTAACATCGCTATCTACGGCATTACTGGATTTGATATTACGAATAATAACCGTAATTCACTGGAAACGAATATTCGTAGTGGATTACGCACATTATTTGCAGACCAACAGAAACAACCTTTGAATATGCCTAAGGGGCAACTGCCGGTCAATATCAAGAACCCTCAAGGGGATAAAATCCTGTTTCCTTATGGTTACGGTGAAACCTACAACACAACACATTAA
- a CDS encoding OmpG family monomeric porin yields the protein MEYFKGLILSTVIILPTTAFSQASNDYWHVDTDVYVEVEEYQGQRDSFNNKVFDKVSMVGKLALTNPQSLWGFYFEHRESLKNYGHDFSSSRDSSIRNRTQIGATRQLYRSAVAAFSLNGSYRKESNDSAPNTTALSSNSLYWLMPAGSIQINKKWSFDFWDALYYYSNFLASNYYEWEAEHGVTYKHSNAVTAKFTLYNDRVWDKDFNQVFARDQIRGYFPIKISEKWAITPYFRYFLNDSSYDGQKNLTQRIKNGYRIGTQIAYNVTPKLTLWGGAAIEATQWKYPINNHMTSGRSHSQTYYLGQIGIKYSWQ from the coding sequence ATGGAATATTTTAAAGGTTTAATTCTAAGCACAGTCATAATATTACCAACAACCGCTTTTTCCCAAGCCAGTAATGATTATTGGCATGTAGACACAGATGTTTATGTCGAAGTTGAAGAGTACCAAGGTCAACGAGACAGCTTTAATAACAAAGTATTCGACAAAGTCAGCATGGTAGGTAAGCTTGCACTGACTAACCCACAATCATTATGGGGCTTTTATTTCGAACATCGTGAGTCATTAAAAAATTATGGGCATGACTTTTCGAGTTCCCGTGACTCCTCTATCCGTAATCGAACTCAAATTGGCGCGACCCGCCAGCTCTACCGAAGTGCGGTTGCAGCATTCAGTCTAAATGGAAGTTACCGAAAAGAATCCAATGATTCCGCACCAAATACCACCGCGCTTTCATCCAATAGCTTATATTGGTTAATGCCAGCAGGTAGCATTCAAATTAATAAAAAATGGTCTTTTGATTTTTGGGATGCGCTCTATTACTACAGTAACTTTTTAGCATCAAACTACTATGAGTGGGAAGCTGAACACGGCGTCACTTACAAACACTCGAATGCCGTTACAGCAAAATTCACTTTATATAACGATAGAGTGTGGGATAAAGATTTCAATCAAGTTTTTGCACGGGATCAAATAAGAGGCTACTTCCCTATTAAGATCAGTGAAAAATGGGCGATTACGCCTTATTTTCGCTATTTTTTGAATGACAGCAGTTATGATGGCCAGAAAAATTTAACTCAACGGATCAAAAACGGCTATCGTATTGGAACACAAATCGCTTATAACGTGACCCCCAAATTAACACTCTGGGGTGGCGCAGCGATTGAAGCGACACAGTGGAAATACCCCATAAACAATCATATGACATCAGGAAGGAGTCATAGTCAAACCTACTACTTGGGGCAAATTGGTATCAAATACTCTTGGCAATGA
- a CDS encoding DUF1454 family protein, whose translation MKQPALRSIPIIITVFLLGLPQLTFAQKVPTLPNTDFEVAYLAPDAPSFDLTIPQLRNQFNQTNPTLPLHEYKVIASQDISAPYIRAASRINAHLYSSAVLERGSEKIKSLQVTLLPEERQDTQANRQLAERYIMAIIHQFDPNISVDKAPELTLALNKFMANKDAVHAEEVRLGGLRYILVKSENNVLTFAVEPIKLETEAP comes from the coding sequence ATGAAACAACCCGCACTCCGTTCAATCCCTATCATCATAACCGTTTTTCTACTTGGTTTGCCACAACTGACATTTGCACAAAAAGTACCGACACTGCCTAACACGGACTTTGAAGTGGCTTACTTAGCCCCTGATGCGCCCTCATTCGACCTCACTATCCCTCAGTTACGTAACCAGTTTAATCAAACCAATCCGACGTTACCGCTACATGAATACAAGGTGATAGCGAGCCAAGATATTTCGGCTCCCTATATTCGTGCCGCTTCTCGAATTAATGCTCACCTATATTCATCCGCTGTTCTTGAGCGTGGAAGCGAAAAGATTAAAAGTTTACAAGTCACTTTACTGCCAGAAGAGCGTCAAGATACTCAAGCGAATAGGCAATTAGCAGAACGCTATATTATGGCGATTATCCATCAATTTGACCCAAACATTTCTGTCGATAAAGCGCCTGAATTAACCCTCGCATTAAATAAATTTATGGCGAATAAAGATGCTGTCCATGCCGAAGAGGTTCGTTTAGGCGGTCTACGCTACATTTTAGTAAAAAGTGAAAATAATGTGCTTACTTTTGCTGTTGAACCGATTAAGCTAGAAACAGAAGCGCCTTAA
- a CDS encoding OmpG family monomeric porin, translating into MKISLNGLLFLSVTSLATPVLAAEPINNDYWRITSNVYMELEKFEGHHNTSGGKVYDKTTMIGQLFLSNPESKWSFFLEHKESLRSYNHNFSTSKDSFIRNRTQIGATRKMYSSDVGQFNLNVTYRKESNDSAPGTMARPSNTLFWLMPSGTYNFNDKWAFNFWDAFYHYDNFHAPNSYEWESEHGIVYKVNDSATAKLYMYTDWTWDKDFNKTWEQNQIRGYFPVTLNQEWSIMPYFRYYLNEHNYDSNQRTTQKVKEGYRVGTQVFYNLTPKITLWGGFAVEPSTWENPKGAGITSGSHNRQTFYLGQLGVKYVWQ; encoded by the coding sequence ATGAAAATATCATTGAATGGTTTACTCTTTCTCTCTGTTACTAGCCTTGCTACCCCAGTATTAGCGGCTGAGCCTATAAATAATGACTACTGGCGAATTACGTCTAACGTTTATATGGAATTAGAAAAATTTGAAGGTCACCATAATACCAGTGGCGGCAAGGTATATGACAAAACAACGATGATAGGCCAGCTCTTCTTATCAAACCCTGAATCTAAATGGAGCTTCTTTCTTGAACACAAAGAGTCTTTAAGAAGCTATAACCATAATTTCTCTACATCAAAAGACTCTTTTATTCGTAACCGTACCCAAATTGGGGCAACACGTAAAATGTATTCGAGCGATGTAGGGCAATTCAACCTAAACGTGACCTACCGAAAAGAATCAAATGACTCGGCTCCCGGAACGATGGCGCGTCCATCGAACACACTATTTTGGTTGATGCCTAGCGGGACTTATAATTTCAACGATAAGTGGGCATTTAATTTCTGGGATGCGTTTTACCACTACGATAATTTCCACGCCCCCAATAGTTATGAGTGGGAATCCGAGCACGGTATCGTCTACAAGGTGAATGATTCGGCAACCGCTAAACTCTATATGTACACCGACTGGACATGGGATAAAGACTTCAATAAAACATGGGAACAAAACCAAATCCGTGGCTACTTCCCAGTTACCCTAAACCAAGAATGGAGTATTATGCCGTACTTCCGCTATTACCTAAATGAGCACAATTACGACAGCAACCAACGTACGACCCAGAAAGTGAAAGAGGGTTACCGAGTTGGCACACAAGTTTTCTATAATTTAACCCCCAAAATCACATTATGGGGTGGATTCGCTGTTGAGCCGAGTACTTGGGAAAATCCGAAAGGTGCCGGCATTACCTCTGGTAGTCATAACCGCCAAACATTCTACTTAGGCCAATTAGGCGTGAAATACGTCTGGCAATAA
- a CDS encoding sulfate ABC transporter substrate-binding protein: MALKWQSATALLLILTTGAWAKNIQLLNVSYDPTREFYQQYNQAFSQYWQGKTGDTVTIRQSHGGSGKQATSVINGLEADVVTLALAYDVDAIADSGRIDKNWIKRLPDNSAPYTSTIVFLVRKGNPKNIQDWDDLIRQDVAIVTPNPKTSGGARWNYLGAWGYALEKNHHDPEKAKQFVKQLYQNVEVLDSGARGATNSFVERGIGDVLIAWENEALLAINELGENGEFEIVTPSISILAEPTVAVVDKTVDKRDRREVAQAYLEYLYSPEGQEIAAKNYYRPRDADVAKKYQQRFPKLKLLTVDDVFGGWTQAQSTHFANGGIFDEISRRP, translated from the coding sequence ATGGCACTAAAATGGCAGTCAGCAACGGCATTGTTATTAATACTGACGACGGGAGCATGGGCGAAAAACATTCAATTATTAAATGTTTCTTATGATCCGACTCGGGAATTTTACCAGCAATATAACCAAGCTTTTAGCCAGTATTGGCAAGGAAAAACTGGGGATACGGTAACCATTCGTCAGTCTCATGGTGGTTCAGGTAAACAAGCAACATCTGTCATTAATGGCTTGGAAGCCGATGTCGTCACGCTAGCGTTAGCTTATGATGTTGATGCCATAGCGGACAGCGGGCGCATTGATAAAAATTGGATAAAACGGCTCCCCGATAATTCCGCACCTTACACTTCAACAATTGTCTTTCTTGTCCGTAAAGGTAATCCTAAAAATATCCAAGATTGGGATGATTTGATCCGTCAAGATGTTGCGATTGTGACACCGAATCCCAAAACCTCAGGCGGAGCGCGTTGGAATTATCTTGGGGCTTGGGGATATGCTTTGGAAAAAAATCATCATGACCCAGAGAAAGCCAAACAATTTGTTAAACAACTCTATCAAAATGTTGAGGTGTTAGATTCTGGTGCTCGCGGCGCAACAAATAGCTTTGTGGAACGTGGAATTGGAGATGTATTAATTGCGTGGGAAAACGAGGCGTTATTAGCGATTAATGAGCTTGGTGAAAATGGTGAATTTGAAATTGTGACGCCTAGCATCTCTATTTTAGCTGAGCCTACTGTGGCTGTGGTTGATAAAACCGTCGATAAACGTGACCGCCGAGAAGTCGCACAAGCCTATTTGGAGTATTTATACTCCCCTGAAGGGCAAGAAATAGCCGCTAAAAATTATTATCGACCCCGTGATGCGGATGTCGCTAAAAAATATCAGCAACGCTTTCCTAAACTGAAACTATTGACGGTAGATGATGTGTTTGGCGGTTGGACTCAAGCGCAATCTACACATTTTGCCAATGGGGGCATTTTTGATGAGATTAGTCGCCGCCCCTAA